A genomic segment from Streptomyces sp. NBC_01233 encodes:
- a CDS encoding transposase, with translation MQGEWDGESVGEDVWETCRELIPAGGVFAFLAEHRGVLFPGSMFADMYPSTNGRPSLPPQVLAVTVVLQSLHGLSDFEVVQELRCDLRWKAACGLGLHDTAFDPSLLTYFRRRLQRSSDPNRLFHKVREVIAATGVLKGKQRRALDSTVLDDAVATQDTVTQLIAAIRRVIREVPHAERTAATWCTAHDYTDPGKPKIAWNDEQARTRLIDALVTDALNLLGRLPEQELGEAAANAVGLLALVAGQDVEPADDSDGRDGRWRIARGTVRDRTVSTVDPEARHIHKNRTRHQEGFRAHVAFEPEAGVFTEVALTAGSGAGNHEAAVARDLLADEDAPVTALGDAAYGTGDLREHLQDLGHDLVLKPPPLKPAVPGGFTADEFTVDTEQGHVTCPAGHTARLGRPLANGARQAQFKKLCATCPLKDRCTRSKTGRVFSVHAQYDDSVAEFVSW, from the coding sequence ATGCAGGGGGAATGGGATGGCGAGAGCGTCGGCGAGGACGTGTGGGAGACCTGCCGGGAGTTGATCCCGGCCGGGGGTGTGTTCGCGTTCCTGGCCGAGCACCGCGGGGTGCTGTTCCCCGGGTCGATGTTCGCGGACATGTACCCGTCCACGAACGGGCGGCCGTCGCTGCCGCCGCAGGTCCTGGCCGTGACGGTGGTGCTGCAGAGCCTGCACGGGCTCTCCGACTTCGAGGTCGTTCAGGAACTGCGCTGTGACCTGCGGTGGAAGGCCGCCTGCGGGCTCGGCTTGCACGACACTGCGTTCGATCCGTCCCTTCTGACCTACTTCCGCCGCCGCCTGCAGCGCTCCAGTGACCCGAACCGGCTGTTCCACAAGGTCAGAGAGGTCATCGCGGCCACCGGCGTCCTCAAAGGCAAGCAGCGCCGTGCCCTGGACTCCACCGTGTTGGATGACGCGGTCGCCACCCAGGACACCGTCACCCAGCTCATCGCCGCGATCCGCAGGGTCATCCGCGAGGTCCCCCACGCCGAGCGGACCGCCGCGACCTGGTGCACCGCCCACGACTACACCGACCCCGGCAAGCCGAAGATCGCGTGGAACGACGAGCAGGCCCGCACCCGCCTGATCGACGCCCTGGTCACCGACGCACTGAACCTGCTGGGCCGCCTGCCCGAGCAGGAACTCGGGGAAGCCGCGGCGAACGCCGTCGGGCTGCTGGCCCTGGTCGCGGGCCAGGACGTGGAGCCCGCCGACGACTCCGACGGCCGCGACGGGCGCTGGCGCATCGCCCGGGGCACCGTCCGCGACCGCACCGTGTCCACGGTCGACCCCGAAGCCCGTCACATCCACAAGAACCGGACCCGCCACCAGGAAGGATTCCGCGCCCACGTGGCCTTCGAGCCCGAGGCGGGAGTGTTCACCGAGGTCGCGCTGACCGCCGGCAGCGGGGCCGGCAACCACGAGGCAGCCGTCGCCCGCGACCTCCTCGCCGACGAGGACGCGCCGGTCACCGCCCTGGGCGATGCCGCCTACGGCACCGGCGACCTGCGCGAACACCTCCAGGACCTGGGCCACGACCTGGTCCTGAAGCCCCCACCGCTCAAACCGGCGGTCCCCGGCGGGTTCACCGCCGATGAGTTCACCGTCGACACCGAACAGGGACACGTCACCTGCCCCGCCGGACACACCGCACGGCTCGGCCGGCCACTGGCCAACGGCGCACGCCAGGCCCAGTTCAAGAAACTGTGCGCCACCTGCCCGCTCAAGGACCGCTGCACCCGCTCCAAGACCGGCCGTGTCTTCAGCGTCCACGCCCAGTACGACGACTCTGTTGCTGAATTCGTCAGCTGGTGA
- a CDS encoding IS1182 family transposase: protein MRPGGLPPVPEETARTARAAFPGASLPMRLRDHLAEVFDDALFTDAFPDRGAPAQSPALLALVTVLQFTENLTDRQAADASRDRLSWKYALGKELSDTGFDFSALSKFRARLVGHGLERTVFDRLVEHCREAGLIKAGGKQRTDSTHVISAVRDLNRTELAGESVRSALEVLAVAAPSWLAGAIDVAEFAERYGPRVDSWTMPRSKTKRDRLAQVFGQDALTLCRAAWADDAPRWVREIDAVALMRQVLVQTYSVRTDARGREVVKKRDADDEGVPPGHIRLASPYDPDARWSAKGEDLFWMGYKVHLTEACDSPTEAEAEAEAGRGVPRLITDVHTTTATVPDVKATAPIQRNLAARQVAPGEHYLDSGYPSVDLVVEAARRGITMITPLLADHSPQAKAAEGFDKSAFRIDWKTRQVRCPQGATSAGWYPVTQHGRDAIVIDFARADCHSCPTQVNCTNSIRGTRMLTLRPRELHEHTTAARAEQNTESWRTKYALRAGVEGTVNQALDITGIRRARYRGLPKATLQNAFSATALNIVRLDAWWTTGPIHQPRTSRLERLSYQLTS, encoded by the coding sequence ATGCGACCGGGGGGATTGCCGCCTGTTCCTGAGGAGACCGCCAGGACGGCCCGCGCGGCTTTCCCTGGTGCCAGCCTGCCGATGCGTCTGCGTGACCACCTCGCCGAGGTCTTCGACGACGCCTTGTTCACCGATGCGTTTCCCGACCGTGGGGCTCCCGCCCAGTCCCCTGCTCTGCTCGCCCTGGTGACAGTGCTGCAGTTCACGGAGAACCTCACCGATCGGCAGGCCGCGGACGCCTCGCGGGACCGTCTGTCGTGGAAGTACGCGCTGGGCAAGGAGTTGTCCGATACCGGCTTCGACTTCTCCGCGCTGTCGAAGTTCCGTGCCCGGCTGGTCGGGCACGGCCTGGAACGGACGGTCTTCGACCGGCTGGTCGAGCACTGCCGCGAGGCCGGGCTGATCAAGGCCGGCGGCAAACAGCGCACCGACTCCACCCACGTGATCAGCGCGGTCCGCGACCTGAACCGCACCGAACTGGCCGGGGAGAGTGTGCGGTCCGCGCTGGAGGTCCTGGCCGTCGCAGCGCCGTCCTGGCTTGCCGGGGCGATCGACGTCGCCGAGTTCGCCGAACGCTACGGACCGCGCGTCGACAGCTGGACGATGCCGCGCTCGAAGACCAAGCGGGACCGGCTCGCCCAGGTCTTCGGCCAGGACGCGCTGACCTTGTGCCGGGCCGCCTGGGCGGACGATGCCCCGCGGTGGGTCCGCGAGATCGACGCGGTGGCCCTGATGCGGCAGGTCCTCGTGCAGACCTACAGCGTTCGCACCGATGCCCGGGGACGGGAGGTGGTCAAGAAGCGGGACGCCGACGACGAGGGCGTCCCGCCCGGCCATATCCGCCTGGCCTCCCCTTACGACCCCGACGCCCGTTGGTCGGCCAAGGGCGAAGACCTTTTCTGGATGGGATACAAGGTCCACCTCACCGAGGCCTGCGACAGTCCCACCGAAGCCGAAGCCGAAGCCGAAGCCGGTAGGGGTGTGCCGCGGCTGATCACCGATGTGCACACCACCACGGCGACGGTTCCCGACGTCAAGGCCACCGCGCCCATCCAGCGGAACCTGGCCGCCCGGCAGGTCGCACCGGGCGAGCACTACCTCGACTCCGGGTATCCCTCCGTCGACCTGGTCGTGGAAGCCGCGCGCCGGGGCATCACCATGATCACCCCGCTCCTGGCCGACCACTCACCCCAGGCCAAGGCCGCCGAGGGCTTCGACAAGAGCGCCTTCCGCATCGACTGGAAGACCCGACAGGTCCGCTGCCCCCAGGGTGCCACCAGCGCCGGCTGGTATCCGGTCACCCAGCACGGCCGCGACGCCATCGTGATCGACTTCGCCCGCGCCGACTGTCACTCCTGCCCCACCCAGGTCAACTGCACCAACTCGATCCGCGGCACCCGCATGCTCACCCTGCGCCCCCGTGAACTCCACGAACACACCACCGCGGCCCGCGCCGAGCAGAACACCGAGTCCTGGCGGACCAAGTACGCCCTCCGCGCGGGCGTCGAGGGCACCGTCAACCAGGCCCTCGACATCACCGGCATCCGCCGGGCCCGCTACCGCGGCCTGCCGAAAGCCACCCTCCAAAACGCCTTCTCCGCCACCGCCCTCAACATCGTCCGCCTCGACGCCTGGTGGACCACCGGCCCAATACACCAGCCCCGCACCAGCCGACTCGAGCGCCTCAGCTACCAACTCACCAGCTGA